A genomic window from Methanoculleus caldifontis includes:
- a CDS encoding pyruvate/oxaloacetate carboxyltransferase: MCAAKFDSLNITDTTLRDAHQSLIATRLRTEDMVPLARAIDEVGFFSVEAWGGATFDSCIRYLNDDPWDRLRMLKTELKRTPIQMLLRGQNLVGYRHYPDDVVERFVEVSSRNGVDIFRVFDALNDIRNMKKAMEEVRNVGAHLQGAISYTTSPVHSVATFIDMAEELYALGCDSICIKDMAGLIMPHDARDLISGIKGRVDAKVCLHSHCTSGVAPQSYQAAIDAGVDILDTAMSPFALGTSQPPTESVVASVAGTPRDTGIDLIPLRNVRNICQDLREKYGPLFSPITERVDSDVLIYQLPGGMISNLVSQLKEQDALGRLDEVFREVPRVRKDLGYPPLVTPTSQIVGTQAVFNVLMGGERYQNVTKEVKDYVLGLYGRSPAPISPEVRRLIIGDQEPVTVRPADLLTPIYEQMRAEATEQGLVRREEDVLTYILYPSIAPSFLKGERQAEVIPQPVAVEPARAVDIPSAMEVEVDGEIFSVRIITVEGGSVTAPSAAASAKERIPRGDVAGGVKSNMQGMVLKVLVERGSAVKKGDTLIVLEAMKMENPIRSPRDGKVVDIFASAGDVVQNGDVLMVIE, encoded by the coding sequence ATGTGTGCTGCCAAATTTGATTCACTCAATATTACCGATACCACGCTTAGGGACGCGCATCAGTCGCTTATTGCCACCCGGCTCAGGACTGAGGACATGGTCCCTCTTGCCCGTGCGATCGACGAAGTCGGTTTCTTCTCTGTCGAAGCCTGGGGCGGGGCGACCTTTGACAGCTGCATCCGGTACCTCAACGACGATCCCTGGGACCGGCTCAGGATGCTGAAGACCGAACTGAAACGCACCCCCATCCAGATGCTCCTGCGGGGCCAGAACCTCGTGGGCTACCGGCACTATCCCGACGACGTGGTCGAGAGGTTCGTCGAGGTATCGTCACGAAACGGTGTCGATATCTTCCGGGTCTTCGATGCGCTGAACGATATCCGGAACATGAAGAAGGCGATGGAGGAGGTCAGGAACGTCGGGGCGCACCTGCAGGGCGCGATATCCTACACGACGAGCCCGGTCCACTCCGTCGCGACATTCATCGATATGGCGGAGGAGCTCTACGCGCTCGGGTGCGACTCGATCTGCATCAAGGACATGGCCGGCCTGATCATGCCCCACGACGCCCGGGATCTGATCTCCGGGATCAAGGGGCGGGTGGACGCAAAGGTCTGCCTCCACTCCCACTGCACGAGCGGCGTCGCACCGCAGAGTTACCAGGCGGCGATCGATGCAGGCGTGGATATCCTCGATACGGCGATGTCGCCGTTCGCCCTCGGCACCTCCCAGCCCCCGACGGAGAGCGTCGTGGCGAGCGTTGCCGGGACGCCCCGCGACACGGGGATCGATCTCATCCCGCTCAGGAACGTCCGTAACATCTGTCAGGACCTGCGGGAGAAGTACGGGCCGCTCTTCTCCCCGATCACGGAGAGGGTCGACTCCGATGTGTTGATCTACCAGCTCCCCGGCGGGATGATCTCGAACCTCGTCTCCCAGCTCAAGGAGCAGGACGCGCTCGGCCGCCTGGACGAGGTCTTCCGCGAAGTCCCGCGAGTGAGGAAGGATCTCGGCTACCCGCCGCTCGTGACCCCGACGAGCCAGATTGTCGGGACCCAGGCGGTCTTCAACGTCCTCATGGGCGGGGAGCGCTACCAGAACGTGACCAAAGAGGTGAAGGACTACGTCCTCGGCCTCTACGGGCGTTCGCCCGCCCCGATCAGCCCGGAGGTGCGGAGACTGATCATCGGCGACCAGGAGCCGGTCACGGTCCGGCCGGCAGACCTCCTCACCCCCATCTACGAGCAGATGCGGGCAGAAGCGACGGAGCAGGGCCTCGTCAGGCGTGAGGAGGACGTCCTCACCTACATCCTCTACCCGAGCATCGCCCCCTCGTTCCTGAAGGGCGAGCGCCAGGCCGAAGTGATCCCGCAGCCGGTCGCCGTCGAGCCGGCGCGGGCCGTGGATATCCCGAGCGCCATGGAGGTGGAGGTGGACGGGGAGATCTTCTCCGTCCGGATCATCACCGTGGAAGGGGGTTCGGTCACAGCGCCGTCGGCAGCTGCGTCGGCAAAGGAGAGGATCCCACGCGGGGATGTCGCCGGCGGCGTCAAGAGCAACATGCAGGGCATGGTCCTGAAGGTGCTGGTCGAGCGCGGGAGCGCCGTGAAGAAGGGAGACACGCTCATCGTCCTCGAGGCGATGAAGATGGAGAACCCCATAAGGAGCCCGCGCGACGGAAAGGTTGTGGATATCTTCGCGAGTGCCGGGGACGTCGTGCAGAACGGCGACGTGCTGATGGTTATCGAGTGA
- a CDS encoding acetyl-CoA carboxylase biotin carboxylase subunit has translation MKYFDKILIANRGEIAIRVMRACRELGIDTVAIYSEPDKNSLHVKYADEAFCVGEAHPSKSYLNKERICDVARKTGAEAIHPGYGFLAENAGFAKLVEDQGLTFIGPSWKTIEALGSKIGSKRMMREAGVPVLPGTPEGVTSIDEAKKVAAEIGYPVIVKASAGGGGIGMHIVESEGELEEALDKSMRIAQSAFGDPTIFVEKYLTKPRHIEIQILADANGHTLHLYDRECSIQRRHQKLVEEAPCPIMTPDLRDRMTASAITAAKAANYKNAGTVEFLYSNGNYYFMEVNTRLQVEHTVTEFITGIDMVKQQIAIAAGEDLAMGQEDVTIRGHAIECRINAEDPLNNFTADPGKIVRYRSPGGPGIRVDSGIHMGYAIPAHYDSMISKLCAWGSDREEAIQRMRRAIYEYVILGVKTTLPLHYAIMQNAHFIAGDTHTHFLKEEHIAASLRRYLHDEEARMQTLAASLRQGKHVAAITAAVDIYLRKTAK, from the coding sequence ATGAAATACTTCGATAAGATCCTGATCGCAAACCGCGGCGAGATCGCCATCCGGGTGATGCGCGCCTGCCGGGAGCTCGGCATCGATACGGTCGCGATCTACTCCGAACCGGACAAGAACTCGCTCCACGTCAAGTATGCCGACGAGGCCTTCTGTGTCGGCGAGGCGCACCCGTCCAAAAGCTATCTCAACAAGGAGCGGATCTGCGACGTGGCGCGGAAGACCGGGGCGGAGGCGATCCACCCTGGCTACGGGTTCCTTGCCGAGAACGCCGGGTTTGCGAAGCTCGTCGAGGACCAGGGGCTGACGTTCATCGGGCCCTCGTGGAAGACGATCGAGGCGCTGGGTTCGAAGATCGGGTCGAAGCGGATGATGCGCGAGGCGGGCGTCCCGGTCCTGCCGGGCACGCCGGAAGGCGTCACGAGCATCGACGAGGCGAAGAAGGTCGCCGCGGAGATCGGTTACCCGGTGATCGTGAAGGCGAGCGCGGGCGGCGGCGGCATCGGGATGCACATCGTCGAGAGCGAGGGAGAGCTCGAGGAGGCGCTCGACAAGTCGATGCGGATCGCCCAGTCGGCCTTCGGGGACCCGACGATCTTCGTCGAGAAATACCTCACGAAACCGCGCCACATCGAGATCCAGATCCTTGCCGACGCGAACGGCCACACCCTTCACCTCTACGACCGCGAGTGTTCGATCCAGCGCCGGCACCAGAAGCTGGTCGAGGAGGCGCCCTGCCCGATCATGACCCCGGACCTCCGGGACCGGATGACTGCCTCCGCCATCACGGCCGCGAAGGCGGCGAACTATAAGAACGCGGGCACGGTGGAGTTTCTCTACTCAAACGGCAACTACTACTTCATGGAGGTGAACACCCGGCTGCAGGTGGAGCACACGGTCACGGAGTTCATCACCGGGATCGATATGGTGAAGCAGCAGATCGCGATCGCCGCAGGCGAAGACCTCGCGATGGGCCAGGAGGACGTCACCATCCGGGGGCACGCGATCGAGTGCCGGATCAACGCGGAGGACCCGTTGAACAACTTCACGGCCGACCCGGGCAAGATCGTCCGCTACCGGTCGCCGGGAGGCCCGGGGATCCGGGTCGACTCGGGGATCCACATGGGCTACGCCATCCCCGCGCACTACGACTCGATGATCTCGAAGCTCTGCGCCTGGGGGTCCGACCGCGAGGAGGCGATCCAGCGGATGCGCCGGGCGATCTACGAGTACGTCATCCTGGGCGTGAAGACGACGCTCCCGCTCCACTACGCGATCATGCAGAACGCCCACTTCATCGCGGGCGATACCCATACGCACTTCCTCAAGGAGGAGCATATCGCAGCGAGTCTCCGGCGCTACCTCCACGACGAGGAGGCCCGGATGCAGACCCTGGCCGCATCCCTCCGCCAGGGGAAGCACGTCGCGGCGATCACGGCTGCGGTGGACATCTACCTCCGGAAGACCGCGAAGTGA
- a CDS encoding nucleotidyltransferase family protein, whose amino-acid sequence MAARTQREEKSEFVAKLEGVLPDLRERFGVTKIGIFGSTARGEERPDSDVDVLVEFAPGQTTFRNFMELAFYLEDLFGRRVDLVTEQGLSRYIRPYVEQEVVWCDA is encoded by the coding sequence ATGGCAGCCCGGACGCAGCGTGAAGAGAAGAGCGAGTTCGTCGCGAAGCTTGAGGGAGTTCTCCCGGATCTCCGGGAGCGGTTCGGTGTCACGAAGATCGGCATCTTCGGATCTACCGCACGAGGAGAGGAACGGCCCGATAGCGACGTGGATGTGCTGGTCGAGTTTGCACCGGGGCAGACGACGTTTCGGAACTTCATGGAACTTGCGTTTTACCTGGAGGACCTCTTCGGACGCCGGGTAGACCTCGTCACCGAACAGGGGCTCAGCCGATACATCCGGCCCTATGTCGAACAGGAGGTGGTCTGGTGTGATGCGTGA
- a CDS encoding HepT-like ribonuclease domain-containing protein, with protein sequence MRDELFLRHILDEIVLLREIGRDLTYEELLRDPIRQHAIVRAIEIIGEATKNISEHQKEQHPEIPWRLMAGSRDKLIHAYFEVDWRIVWAILKT encoded by the coding sequence ATGCGTGACGAACTTTTTCTCCGCCATATCCTTGACGAGATCGTGCTTCTCCGTGAGATCGGTAGAGATCTGACGTACGAGGAGTTGCTTCGTGACCCGATACGACAGCATGCGATCGTCCGGGCAATTGAGATCATCGGAGAGGCTACGAAGAACATCTCCGAGCACCAAAAAGAGCAGCATCCGGAGATTCCCTGGAGGCTGATGGCCGGATCGCGGGACAAGCTGATTCACGCATATTTTGAGGTAGACTGGAGGATTGTCTGGGCTATTCTCAAGACCTAG
- a CDS encoding alpha/beta hydrolase family protein, giving the protein MTLISEEVAWDVDGIPVRGTLTRPLGTGPHPGVVFVAGSGPTDRDWCSPLIPGTNCSGRLMAEALTHEGFMTLRYDKRASGPHAQENVRRLVGRISMQSHLDELIGAVDALCSDGDMDPGRLFVLTSSEGTIHALNYQLQAMDRRFAGLVLTGAPGRSVGQVARSQLLARTASLEDGDLLMNKYDAAIAAFMAGQPVTPDPSLPEGMRGLLLSLASPVNLPFSRELWSSDPAALLAKVTEPVLVVIGKKDIQADWQADGGALESAAARDGNVTFAYPPDADHVLKHEEQPRDALVAADVGARYNSEGRRLDPEALGVIVDWLSGQSRR; this is encoded by the coding sequence ATGACGCTCATATCCGAGGAGGTCGCGTGGGACGTGGACGGGATTCCTGTCCGGGGCACCCTGACCCGGCCTCTAGGCACGGGCCCTCACCCGGGAGTCGTCTTCGTCGCCGGGAGCGGGCCGACCGACCGTGACTGGTGCTCCCCCCTGATCCCGGGCACCAATTGCAGCGGCCGCCTGATGGCCGAGGCCCTTACCCATGAGGGGTTCATGACGTTGCGCTACGACAAGCGGGCCTCCGGACCGCATGCACAGGAGAATGTCCGCCGGCTCGTGGGCAGGATCAGCATGCAGAGCCACCTCGACGAACTGATCGGTGCCGTCGACGCCCTCTGCTCCGATGGAGATATGGATCCCGGCCGGCTGTTCGTGCTGACCAGCAGCGAAGGAACCATCCACGCCCTGAACTATCAGCTGCAGGCGATGGACCGGCGATTCGCAGGCCTCGTGCTCACCGGCGCCCCCGGCCGTTCCGTCGGGCAGGTGGCCCGCAGCCAGCTCCTTGCCCGGACAGCGAGCCTGGAAGACGGCGATCTCCTGATGAACAAATACGATGCCGCCATCGCCGCTTTCATGGCAGGGCAGCCGGTGACGCCCGATCCCTCTCTCCCGGAAGGGATGAGGGGCCTGCTCCTCAGTCTGGCAAGTCCCGTCAACCTGCCCTTCTCGCGGGAGCTCTGGTCGAGCGATCCGGCTGCCCTCCTCGCGAAGGTGACGGAACCCGTCCTCGTCGTTATCGGGAAGAAGGATATCCAGGCCGACTGGCAGGCAGACGGCGGTGCGCTGGAGAGTGCGGCTGCCCGGGACGGCAACGTCACGTTTGCATACCCGCCCGATGCGGACCATGTGCTGAAGCACGAGGAGCAACCGCGGGATGCGCTCGTCGCCGCCGACGTCGGAGCACGATACAACAGCGAAGGGCGCAGGCTCGACCCGGAGGCTCTCGGCGTGATCGTGGACTGGCTCAGCGGGCAGAGTCGACGGTGA
- a CDS encoding catalase, translating to MDERRKVNEKSKQEQLDKVREDPEREYLTTNQGVRVSHTDDSLKAGERGPTLLEDFHFREKLTHFDHERIPERVVHARGSGAHGYFQVYEPMTEYTRAGFLQDPAKKTPVFVRFSTVVGFRGSADTVRDVRGFATKFYTEEGNYDLVGNNMPVFFIVDAIKFPDLVHAIKPEQHHQMPQASAAHDTFWDFVGNLPEITHMIMWVLSDRALPRSYRMMEGFGVNTFRFVNAEGKARFVKFHWRPLLGVHSLVWDETQKLAGKDPDFNRRDLWEAIEMGDYPEFEFGVQMIEEADEHNFDFDILDATKIWPEEEVPIRWIGKMILNQNPDNFFAETEQVAFCPANIVPGIDFSNDPLLQGRLFSYLDTQLIRLGGPNFQEIPINRPLAPVANNQREGYNRMTINRGVTSYFPNALGANKPRPASVKEGGFAHYQEKIDARKIRARSEKFNDHFSQAKLFWNSMSDAEKEHIVKAFHFELGKVSDEGVRKRVVDLINNVDGNLAIRIAEGIGVPPPAEKGASPGTKKSPNLSQERTIKDTVKSRKVAILAVEGYNHDEVMQVKQVLKDGGAHPLIVSQFLGKIRSADGKEMEVDKSYVTTGSIMYDAVYVPGGKHAETLKNQGYAIHFVNEAFKHCKPIGAMGEGIELLKASDIKGVAFADAGSGGEAVAEMGVVTCGSRGDVNSFAGKFKTAIAQHRHWDREKKEQVPA from the coding sequence ATGGATGAGAGAAGGAAGGTAAACGAGAAGAGCAAACAGGAGCAGCTGGACAAGGTCCGCGAAGACCCGGAGCGCGAATATCTCACGACGAACCAGGGGGTCCGGGTGAGCCACACCGACGACTCGCTCAAGGCGGGAGAGCGGGGGCCGACACTCCTTGAAGACTTTCATTTCCGCGAAAAACTGACGCACTTCGACCACGAGCGGATCCCCGAGCGGGTGGTCCACGCCCGGGGATCGGGCGCTCACGGCTATTTCCAGGTCTACGAACCGATGACCGAGTATACGCGAGCAGGGTTCCTGCAGGACCCTGCGAAGAAGACGCCGGTCTTCGTCCGGTTCTCGACCGTCGTCGGATTCAGGGGGTCTGCCGATACGGTCAGGGATGTCCGGGGGTTCGCGACGAAGTTCTACACGGAGGAGGGGAACTACGACCTGGTCGGGAACAACATGCCTGTCTTCTTCATCGTGGACGCGATCAAGTTCCCCGACCTCGTCCACGCCATCAAGCCGGAGCAGCACCACCAGATGCCGCAGGCCTCCGCCGCCCACGACACCTTCTGGGACTTTGTCGGGAACCTCCCTGAGATCACGCATATGATCATGTGGGTCCTCTCAGACCGCGCGCTCCCGCGGAGTTACCGGATGATGGAGGGCTTCGGGGTCAACACCTTCCGGTTCGTCAACGCCGAGGGGAAGGCGCGGTTCGTCAAGTTCCACTGGCGGCCGCTGCTCGGCGTCCACTCGCTCGTCTGGGACGAGACCCAGAAACTGGCCGGAAAGGACCCGGACTTCAACCGCCGCGATCTCTGGGAAGCGATCGAGATGGGAGACTACCCGGAGTTCGAGTTCGGGGTGCAGATGATCGAGGAGGCGGACGAGCACAACTTCGACTTCGACATCCTGGACGCGACGAAGATCTGGCCCGAGGAGGAGGTGCCGATCCGGTGGATCGGGAAGATGATCCTGAACCAGAACCCGGACAACTTCTTCGCGGAGACTGAGCAGGTCGCCTTCTGCCCGGCGAACATCGTGCCGGGGATAGACTTCTCAAACGACCCGCTCCTGCAGGGCCGGCTCTTCTCCTACCTCGACACCCAGCTGATCCGCCTCGGCGGCCCGAACTTCCAGGAGATCCCGATCAACCGGCCGCTCGCGCCCGTCGCGAACAACCAGCGCGAGGGCTACAACCGGATGACGATCAACAGGGGCGTGACGAGTTACTTCCCGAACGCGCTCGGCGCAAACAAACCCCGGCCGGCATCGGTGAAGGAAGGGGGCTTCGCCCACTACCAGGAGAAGATCGATGCGAGGAAGATCCGCGCACGGAGCGAGAAGTTCAACGATCACTTCAGCCAGGCGAAACTCTTCTGGAACAGCATGTCCGACGCCGAGAAAGAGCATATCGTCAAGGCCTTCCACTTCGAGCTCGGGAAGGTCTCGGACGAAGGGGTCCGCAAGCGGGTGGTGGACCTCATCAACAACGTCGACGGCAACCTCGCGATACGGATCGCAGAGGGGATCGGGGTGCCGCCTCCCGCAGAGAAGGGCGCGTCGCCCGGCACGAAGAAGTCGCCGAACCTCAGCCAGGAGAGGACTATCAAGGATACCGTCAAGAGCAGAAAGGTCGCGATCCTCGCCGTGGAGGGGTATAACCACGACGAGGTGATGCAGGTCAAGCAGGTGCTCAAAGACGGCGGGGCTCACCCGCTGATCGTCTCGCAGTTCCTCGGCAAGATCAGGTCCGCCGACGGAAAGGAGATGGAAGTGGACAAGAGCTACGTCACGACCGGCTCCATCATGTACGACGCCGTGTACGTCCCGGGCGGGAAGCACGCGGAGACCCTGAAGAACCAGGGCTATGCGATCCACTTCGTCAACGAGGCCTTCAAGCACTGCAAGCCGATCGGGGCGATGGGAGAGGGGATCGAACTCCTGAAGGCGTCGGATATCAAGGGCGTGGCCTTTGCCGACGCCGGCTCCGGGGGAGAGGCCGTGGCCGAGATGGGGGTCGTGACCTGCGGGAGCCGGGGGGACGTGAACTCGTTTGCCGGAAAGTTCAAGACGGCCATCGCTCAACACCGTCACTGGGACCGGGAGAAGAAGGAGCAGGTCCCGGCCTGA
- a CDS encoding AI-2E family transporter has protein sequence MDRDHFLRGYEDLLLAAAIFIVAIVVFRPLLDVIVLSLTFAVVAMPLKRWLNRRLGAPFAAMVTTITAFALLLILGLFVVGILYQNIDYLRDTAARIASAVGEIQAGDLEFLPFIPPETIRGGLDAGMAGGLEYLAVQAFAAPGLFLRAATFFLILYLALLFGEKVYAEIRQRLPERLGYAVEEVSARSVDTLHAIYIVEVIVAAITFFIAIPFFYLMGYDRILFFSFITGAFQLVPIIGPSFIMILLALLAVIEGDIVRAALLIAVGYPVVAAFPDAYIRPILMGGHTGISPVILWIGIFGGLHVMGLFGFVFGPLILTWVVTVYRILIEEREPISQ, from the coding sequence ATGGACAGAGACCACTTCCTCCGCGGCTACGAGGATCTCCTCCTGGCAGCCGCGATCTTCATCGTTGCGATCGTGGTATTCCGGCCGCTCCTCGACGTGATAGTCTTATCTTTGACGTTCGCCGTGGTCGCGATGCCGCTCAAACGATGGCTGAACCGCAGGCTCGGCGCCCCTTTCGCCGCCATGGTGACGACGATCACGGCCTTTGCCCTCCTCCTGATCCTGGGGCTCTTCGTCGTCGGCATACTCTACCAGAATATCGATTACCTCAGGGATACGGCGGCACGCATCGCCTCGGCCGTCGGCGAGATTCAGGCCGGCGATCTTGAGTTCCTGCCATTCATCCCCCCAGAAACCATCCGGGGAGGGCTGGATGCAGGGATGGCCGGAGGCCTTGAGTATCTGGCCGTGCAGGCATTTGCGGCTCCGGGTCTCTTTCTCCGTGCCGCAACATTCTTCCTGATCCTCTACCTGGCCCTGCTCTTCGGAGAGAAGGTCTACGCCGAGATCCGGCAGAGGCTGCCGGAGCGGCTCGGCTACGCCGTCGAAGAGGTCTCGGCACGGTCGGTGGATACGCTCCACGCGATCTACATCGTCGAGGTCATCGTCGCCGCAATCACGTTCTTCATCGCCATCCCGTTCTTCTACCTCATGGGATACGACCGCATCCTCTTCTTCTCCTTCATCACGGGCGCCTTTCAGCTGGTGCCCATCATAGGGCCTTCGTTCATCATGATCCTCCTTGCCCTCCTTGCCGTGATTGAGGGTGATATCGTCCGTGCCGCACTCCTCATCGCCGTCGGGTATCCCGTCGTCGCGGCCTTTCCCGACGCCTACATCCGTCCTATCCTGATGGGCGGGCACACCGGGATCAGCCCGGTCATCCTCTGGATCGGGATCTTTGGGGGCCTGCACGTGATGGGGCTCTTCGGCTTCGTCTTCGGGCCGCTGATCCTGACCTGGGTTGTGACGGTCTACCGGATCCTCATCGAGGAGAGGGAGCCAATCAGCCAGTAA